A genomic region of Streptomyces rimosus contains the following coding sequences:
- a CDS encoding protein kinase domain-containing protein has product MDGASATPPPGVRPGYRIGDWRLGGPIGAGSWGSVYAAEHTADGRPAAVKILRTDLLAPGQRAWMDELVRREVRFSLEADHPHLVRTHAALTIEDPDHPGLDGLTALVMDRAEHSLRDLLADAAGRPLPDGPRLLREVADGLAHLHGRGWVHGDLKPANILLAPDGTAWLADFGLAAELEGSHAYVPPLGSLDHVPPEWWSQRTGQRGATVRPTADIWAYGVLAHQVLTGGRHPFPGRTARARALAAQTYAHGGAPLRLDGQLPPGWRELIGDCLLPDHASRARHTAAELSRRVRRLCDAPGVRHRAARRPALLAAGAALLLALAGSAGVLLTSDSRSGPAVAGASSPASASASSSAEGIAGALPEDSDVPRALRPYITRAAERCTEQEVTPALIAAMLKTESGFDPHARRKDEYGIAMWTPWVFHAWAVDGDHDGREDYWSPPDAIASMGSYLCWLAQQFKAGGLRDGLPELVAAGYRTSSRVVLDTGGVPARTRDYVDRVARQLARYSR; this is encoded by the coding sequence ATGGACGGAGCGAGTGCCACCCCGCCGCCCGGCGTCCGGCCCGGCTACCGGATCGGCGACTGGCGGCTGGGCGGACCCATCGGGGCGGGCAGCTGGGGCAGCGTGTACGCCGCCGAGCACACCGCCGACGGCCGCCCGGCCGCCGTAAAGATCCTGCGTACCGACCTGCTCGCGCCGGGCCAGCGCGCCTGGATGGACGAACTGGTCCGCCGGGAGGTCCGCTTCAGTCTGGAGGCCGACCACCCGCACCTCGTACGGACCCACGCGGCGCTCACCATCGAGGACCCGGACCACCCGGGGCTGGACGGGCTCACCGCCCTCGTCATGGACCGGGCCGAGCACAGCCTGCGGGACCTGCTCGCCGACGCGGCCGGCCGCCCGCTGCCGGACGGGCCGCGGCTCCTGCGGGAGGTCGCCGACGGGCTGGCCCACCTCCACGGGCGCGGCTGGGTGCACGGGGACCTGAAACCGGCCAACATCCTTCTCGCGCCGGACGGCACGGCGTGGCTCGCCGACTTCGGCCTCGCCGCCGAACTGGAGGGCAGCCACGCGTACGTACCGCCGCTCGGCTCGCTCGACCACGTACCGCCCGAGTGGTGGTCGCAGCGCACCGGGCAGCGCGGCGCGACGGTACGCCCCACGGCCGACATCTGGGCGTATGGCGTGCTGGCCCATCAGGTGCTCACCGGCGGCCGGCATCCCTTCCCCGGCCGTACGGCACGGGCCCGCGCCCTCGCCGCGCAGACGTACGCGCACGGCGGTGCGCCGCTGCGGCTGGACGGCCAACTGCCGCCGGGATGGCGGGAGCTGATCGGTGACTGCCTGCTGCCCGACCACGCGTCGCGGGCCCGGCACACCGCCGCGGAGCTGTCCCGGCGCGTACGGCGGTTGTGCGACGCGCCCGGCGTACGGCACCGTGCCGCACGCCGTCCGGCGCTGCTGGCCGCCGGTGCCGCGCTGCTCCTCGCCCTGGCCGGGAGCGCCGGTGTGCTGCTCACCTCCGACAGCCGGTCGGGCCCGGCGGTCGCCGGGGCGTCATCGCCCGCCTCGGCCTCCGCTTCGTCGTCCGCCGAGGGCATCGCCGGGGCGCTGCCGGAGGACTCCGACGTACCGCGCGCCCTGCGCCCGTACATCACCCGGGCCGCGGAGCGCTGCACGGAGCAGGAGGTGACGCCCGCTCTGATCGCCGCCATGCTCAAGACGGAGAGCGGCTTCGACCCGCACGCGCGGCGCAAGGACGAGTACGGCATCGCGATGTGGACCCCGTGGGTCTTCCACGCCTGGGCCGTGGACGGCGACCACGACGGCCGCGAGGACTACTGGTCGCCGCCCGACGCCATCGCCTCCATGGGCTCGTACCTGTGCTGGCTCGCCCAGCAGTTCAAGGCGGGCGGGCTGCGCGACGGCCTGCCCGAGCTGGTCGCGGCGGGCTACCGCACCAGCAGCCGGGTCGTCCTGGACACCGGCGGCGTGCCCGCCCGCACCCGCGACTACGTGGACCGGGTGGCCCGTCAGCTCGCCCGGTACTCCCGCTGA
- a CDS encoding putative quinol monooxygenase — protein sequence MPIVVATIRTKPGELETALDVFRSHAPAVHQEDGCLLYAVHAGEDRVVVVENWADRAALDAHSRGAALAEIANGVGGLLAAPMDVAVLDAVPMGDPGKSTL from the coding sequence ATGCCCATCGTCGTCGCCACGATCAGGACGAAGCCCGGCGAGCTGGAGACGGCTCTCGACGTCTTCCGTTCGCACGCGCCGGCCGTTCACCAGGAGGACGGCTGCCTGCTGTACGCGGTGCACGCGGGCGAGGACCGGGTGGTCGTCGTGGAGAACTGGGCGGACCGGGCAGCGCTGGACGCCCACTCCCGGGGTGCGGCGCTCGCGGAGATCGCGAACGGGGTCGGCGGGCTGCTCGCGGCGCCGATGGATGTGGCCGTGCTGGACGCGGTGCCGATGGGCGACCCGGGCAAATCCACGCTTTAA